CATCTGTAAAAGAAGTATTTGTTCTTCCAAAAATTGTGTCTGGCGTTGTATAATTATCTAAACTATTAAATACTAAATAGCCAACAACTTCGGGATTTGTAGATCCATACCAGTTCACTTGCATCTGTCCGGAAACAACAGTAATGTCTTTTAATACAATTGCAGGTTGTGGTTTTATATCATCTAAAGTATCAGAAATACTTGGTGTTGGTGGATTTGGATTAGCACAACTACCTCTTTGAATAATATAAAAATATACATCGTCTATAGCACTTCCTGGATTTGGAATAGTGGTAGTAGATTGAAATTCATTAGTAACTGTAGTTAGTAAACTATAACTTCCATTTCTATTATTGATACTATAATATATTTCGTATTGTTGAAAGCATGGTCGGTTTGTAGGAATTAACCAAGACAAGACCACATCACTATTGCTATTTCTTACACAACGCAGTGTTGGTGGCTCAAAAATACCTTGAGCTAAACTGTTTAATGAAAACAGCATAGTAATTATTAATAGACGAATATGTTTATCCAACCACCACTTCATATAAGTTGTTTAAAGTTAAATATTTCTGTGCAATAGACAACAACTCTTCTGCATTTGTTGCTTCAATACTGTTAACAAAGTAAGAAAATTTATCAATGTCAACACCTTCTACAGTATAGCTGGTATAAGTTCCCATACTATTAAAAGCACCATCGGTTTGTTTTAAATATCGTCCTAACAAATAATTTCTAGCCATATCTATTTCTTCATTGCTAATCTTCTCTTGTGTTAAACGATTTAATTCTTTATAAATTTCATCAATACACAATTTAATGTTCTCTTTATTAGTGTCTGTGTGAATTGCCCAAACACCATCAAACTTGTAAGGTTGCAACATCGAGTAAATACCATAAGTTAATCCTTTGTCTTCTCTAATATTATTCATCAATCTCGAACCAAAATAGCCACCAAAAATAGTATTGAGCAAAACAAATTTGCTATAATCATCATTTTGTTTGTTAAACAAATGTTTGCCAATAATTACAGAACTTTGTACACTACTGTCTTTATGAATGTGGTGTTTTAATTGCGTACTACTATTTATAGTATAAGTATTTTGAGGAGTAACAGGAATATTTTTTTGCCAATTACCTAAATATTGTTCTAGCAATTGTAAGGTATTGTCTGAAACATTTCCGCCTATAAAAATTTTTAATTGTTTAGGATGCAATTGCTCTTGATAATACGACAATAATTCTGCTTGATTTACTGCTTCAATAATAGTTGCAGTTGTACTGTAACCATAAGGATGTTTATTGCCATATAAATCTTCGTTAAACGATTGCTGCGCTACAAAATCAGTTTTTTCAAGCTTAACAGAAAGTCTTGCCAAAGCATTTTTTTGGAATAAGTCAATTTCATCTTCAGGAAAAATAATATCATTCAAACAAGTAACTAAGAGATTCAATGCTTGTTCTACATAAATACATAAACAACTTATATTTATATTAAATGTATTGTATCCAGCATGAGCAGACATGCTTACACCAAGTGCATCTATACTATTATTTATTTCATAAGATGTTTGATTAGCTGTTCCACTTTTAAATAAAGCAGCAACAGCATCAGCAATTAAAGGTGTTTTTTCTTGCCATCTACCACTATCAAACTGTAAGTGTATCTTAATGATTTCATTTTGTAGTCCACCAAAAACAAAAACAGGAACACCATTGCTTAATTTAAAAGTATTTGGTGTTGGAAAAACAATATCTTTAATTGGATGTATTGTAGGTAGTATTGTCATATTTTATTTTTTTAAATAATACAGCGTATTGCTTTTGGCTTTGGTTAAAAATTGTGTAGCATAGTTTTGAATATCTTCTGGTGTAATGTTATAATAGATTTCGGTTTCTTTATTTACCAAATCAATATCATCAATTAATTCAGAAAAAGCCAAACTAATCACTCTGTTCATTAAACTATAATCAGAAAAACTTATATGTGTTAATAATTTATTTTTTATTTTATTTAACTCATCAGATTCAATGATATGTGCTTGTAACTTTTCTATTTCTTTCCAAATTAAATCGTATGCTTTATTTATGTCATAATCATTCGCTACTTTTCCTTGAATAACAAACATACCTTCATCAATACTTCCACTAATGTAGGCATCAATGCTTACAAATGCTTTTTCAATCTTTACCAGTTGTTGTACCAATCTCGAAGCACTTCCAGTCGATAAAATATCTGTAATAATATCTGCAACATAGTATAACTTATTTTTTCTTTTAGGCATTCTAAAAGCCAAGTAAATAGCATTTAAAGGAACAGCATCGTGTACTGTTAGAGTTCTAGCTTCGGTTTGTTCTGCTTCATGCTGTATCGTTACCTTTCTTATATTATTTAAAGATATATTACCAAACCATTTTTCTGCTAAGTCAAACGCATTAGTAGCTTCAATATTTCCACCAACAACTAAAATAGCATTGTTCGGTTGATAAAAGTCTTTATAAAACTGTTGTACATCGCTCAGTTTTGCGTTTTCAATTTGTTCAATATTTTTACCAATAGTTGGCCAACTATAACTGTGCTTTTCATAAACCATTGGTCTTAACAAATGCCAAGCATTACCATACGGTTGATTGAGATAATTTTCTTTAAACTCTTCAATCACTACTTTTTGCTGTACAGATAAACTGCGTTCGTTAATATCTAACTGATGCATTCTGTCAGCTTCTAAACACAAACCAATTTCAACATTTTGCTTAGGCAGAAAGTCATAGTAATTAGTATAGTCATTATTGGTAAATGCATTATTACTGCCTCCAGCTTGTTGTATTGGATGATCAAAATTTGGAAAAGATTTTGTTCCACCAAACATTAAATGTTCAAACAAATGAGTAAAACCAGTTAAGTGTGCATCTTCATGTTTAGCACCAACATTATATAAAATATTGACCATAGTAAAAGGTGTAGTCGTATCATGATGATGAATAACTTTAAGTCCGTTTGAAAGCACTTGTTTTGTGTACTGAATCATGTTGCAAAATTAAGATTTTATAAACCATTTAAAACAAAACAATATTAATGATGTTTAAATTTTGAATTTTTATAGATTATATTACGAACGACCTACAATAAATTTAGTGAGAACAAATAAAAAAGCGTTAAGAAAATCTTGTTGTTTGAGCGAAGCGAGTTTCAAGATTTTTAGCTTTTTTAAGTAGTTCGAATGTTAAGAATTTATTGCAGTCTTGACTTTTTGGTTCGTTTTGTGTCAAGACAAAATGAACAAAGTATAAATTATGGTGTAGATTTTATATCTGAAACATCCGAATCAATTTATAATACATATTTTGTATTAATTTTTTTCGTGCTGTCGGAAGGAAACATCCGACATGTTCTTATTCACAAGTATTCTAGATATAAAATAATTTTTGAATTTTTCTATAATTGAGCGTAGCTTTGCACTATCATGAATTTATCAACGATATATCAAAAAGCATTAAACTTCGAAAATCTTACAATAGAAGAAGGTGTCTTTTTATATCATCATGCAGCAACAGCAGAATTAATGGAAATAGGTCATCAACTTCGATTAATTCAGAAACCAGACAATATTGTTACTTGGCAGATAGATAGAAACTTGAATACTACCAATGTTTGTGTTGCCAATTGTAAATTCTGTAATTTTTATAGAAAACCAGGTGATGTGCATGCTTACATCACAGATATTGAAACTTATAAAAGAAAAATAGACGAAACCATTAAATATGGCGGTGATCAATTATTATTACAAGGAGGTCATCATCCAGATTTAGGTTTAGATTTTTATGTCGATTTATTTAAACAACTTAAAATATTATATCCAAATATACGATTACATGCATTAGGTCCGCCAGAAATTGCACACATTTGTAAGCTCAGTAATAAATCACACCATGAAGTTTTAAGTGTATTAAAAGCTGCAGGATTAGATTCATTGCCAGGTGCTGGTGCAGAAATTTTAAACGACAGAGTACGAAGATTATTAGCCAAAGGCAAATGTACAGGACAAGAGTGGTTGCAAATAATGGAAGTAGCACATCAGTTACATATTACTACTTCTGCAACGATGATGTTTGGACATATAGAAACCATAGAAGAAAGAATGCAACACTTAGTTTGGATAAGAGAAACACAAGCTAAGAAACCTTCATCAGCAAAAGGATTCAATGCATTTATTGCTTGGCCATTTCAAGACGAAGGCACATTATTAAAAAGAATGCGTAATATTTCTAATACAGTAACAGGCGATGAATATATTAGAATGGTAGCAATAAGTAGAATGATGTTGCCAAACATAAAAAACATACAAGCATCGTGGTTAACAGTTGGAGAACAAGTAGCACAAATGGCATTATATGCAGGAGCTAACGACTTTGGTTCCATTATGATAGAAGAAAATGTAGTATCTGTTGCAGGTGCACCACATCGTTATACTTTTAAGACCATTCAAAATGCTATAAAAAAAGCAGGATTCCAAGCACAGCTAAGAAATCAAGAATACGATTTTAGAGAGCTACCAACTAATATACAAGAACAAGTGATTGATTATTAAGCATTCTTAACAAAATTAACAACATTTAGTACAACAAATGTTTTCAATTTTTTCACTCAAAATTTACTTTTAACTAAAAAAATCCAATAAATACTTTTGTTTTATAAAATATTGTCTTAATATTGCAGTTGACAAAGTATAGATTATTAAATATTTTTAACAAACTGAACAGTTTTATGAAGAAAAAATTAGTTTTTTGGCTACTTGGATTGATACTCTCGGTTCAAGTATTTGCACAAACAAGGACAATTAGTGGTACTGTTACAGACGCTGCAACAGGCGAGGCACTAATCGGAGTAAATGTTACAGGAAAAGGTACCGATGTAGGTACTGTAACTGACATTGACGGAAATTACACCTTAGAATTAGCTAAAGACATTACGGCTTTAGTTTTTTCTTATGTTGGCTTTACAACCATTGAGAAGCCAATTACATCTTTAGTTATAAATGCAGCTATGGGTGAAGACGCACAATTAATGGACGAAGTAGTTATTACAGGTATGCAAATCAAAAGAGAAAAAAGAAGTACCTCTTTTGCAACACAAACTATTTCAGGAGATGATTTAAATAAAACATCTAGTAATGCATTAAGTGCTTTACAAGGAAAGGTTGCTGGGGTTAAAATTAACTCCACCTCTGGACAAATAGGTTCGTCTACTCGTATAGTTATTAGAGGAGAGAAATCTTTAACTGGAGATAATAATGCATTAATTGTTGTCGATGGGGTACCAATCAATAACTCAAATCAGGTATCTGATAACTTTGTTAACGATGTGAAAGATTACGGTAATAGAGGTATGGATTTAAATCCAGAAGATATTGAGTCTACTCAAATTTTAAGTGGTCCAGCAGCTGTGGCCTTATATGGTACAAGAGGTGCAAATGGTGTTATCTTAATTACTACCAAATCTGGTAAAATGAAAGATGACAATTTTAAAGTATCTATCAAGAGTGGGATGACTTTTGATAAGGTTTATAATGTTTTAGAAAGACAAAATCAATATGGTGAAGGATATTACCCTAGTGGAATTGTAAATGGAGAGAACTTTTCTTGGGGACCTGCTTTTGATGGAATTATAAGACCATGGACATCTCCAATACAGACTGAAAATGGTGTTTCTCAATTAATAAGACCATATTCAGCAATAGATAATCATTTAGAATCATTTTTTAATACAGGAATTACTTTAGATAATAATGTTTCAATTCAAGGAAATAATGATAAATTTACTTATTATTTATCTTATGGGAATTTAAATAATACGGGAATATTACCATATTCATATTATAAAAGACATAATGTCACATTTAATGCAAGTGCAGATCTTTCTGATAAATTTTCAACAAGCTTTGGAGTTAAATATGTAAATATTAAGCAAGATTCTAAAGTAAGCGGTAGAGAGTTTGCAAATCCTTATATGGCAGCAATTCAAACTCCAGTGAATATCCCTTTTCATGAACTAAGAGACTACAATAGCCCTTATCAAGACCTTGCTGGTTACTATGGATCATATACGCCTAATCCATATTTTATATTAGCAAATACTTTCAATGAAAATTATGTTCATAACATAATTGGTAATTTTGAATTGAATTATAAGCCAATTGAGGATTTAACTTTAACTGCTCGTTTTGGGGATAATATTATTATTCAAAATATTGAGGAGAAACAACCAAAATATGATTATACTTTAGATAACTTTAATCCAGATAATTTAGGTGGAGAAAGAAGTAGCAGTATAGGATCCTATAATGCATATGCATATACTAAGAATGACTTATCTGCAGATTTAATGGCTACTTATAATAAAAACTTTGCTAAAGACTTTAATATATCATTAATTGGCGGTTTATCTTATTTTGAACAGTCTTCAAAAGCTGTTGCTGGATTTACTCAAGGAGGACTTGTTGTTCCTAACTTTTATAGTTTAAGTAACTCAAGTCAAACTCCTCTGGCTACAAATAGTTTAAGTAAAAAGAGACTATTAGGATTATTTGCTAATATGAATTTTGGATTTAAAAATATGCTATTTTTAGAGTACTCTGCTAGAAATGATTGGTCTTCTACTTTACCTCTTGGTAATAACAATTATTTCTACCAAGCAGGGGGCGTTTCTTTTGTTCCTACAGAGTTGTTTAAAAATAAATGGGTAAATTACATTAAAATTAGAGGAAATGCAGGAACTTCAGGAAAAGATGCTCCAACATATAGGTTAGCATCTGTTTATGTATCAAATCCAGCATTTGATGATTATTCAGTTACGGAATATCAAACGCTTTTTCCTGTAATTGCTCAAGATGGTTCAACAATTAGTGGTTATACTGCAGGTAATAGAATTGGAAATCCAGATTTAAAGCCAGAATTGACATTTAAATGGGAAGTTGGAGCTGATGTTTCTTTTTTTGATGATAGAGTAAGAACTTCATATACATACTATCAAGAAAAATCTAAAAATCTTATTGTTGATGTTTCACTGCCAGGATCCTCTGGGTATACGGTGTTAACTAAAAATGTAGGAAAGGTATCAAACAAAGGACACGAATTAACTGTATTTGCTACTCCGATAAGAAATATTAAGAATGTAACTTGGGATTTAAGACTTGCGTTTTCCAAAAATAATAATTTAGTTGAAAAAGTTTCTGATGAAACGAGTGAGCTTACAATTGGTGGTTCTACTGTAGCCAATACTAATGCTATAGAAGGAAAACCATTTGGTGTTTGGAAGGTTAAAGATTACTTGTATGATTCTATAGGTAGAATTATTGTTGGTTCAGATGGTATTCCTTTGACTAGTGCTTCTACAGTGGAAACTGATTTTACTACACAACCTAAGTATTTAATGGGTTTTGGCTCAACTTTATCTTGGAAAGGGTTATCTATTGATGTTCAATTTGATATGAGTAAAGGAGGTTATTTTTGGTCAGGTACAAGAGAATTGGCTGAATTTAATGGCACATCTGTTACAACATTGCAAAATAATAGAGAACCGTACTTAGTTCCTAATTCTGTAGTAGATAATGGAGATGGCACATATTCAGAAAATACTGTTGCTGTTGTGGATCCATATCAATTATTTGGTTCAAAGTCAGCCGATATTAATTATATAATAGATGCGTCCTATATTAAATTAAGAGAAGCCAGTATATCTTACTCTTTACCATCAAAATTATTTAAGAATGTTCCTTTGTCTGGGGTTACATTTTCAGTTGTGGGAAGAAATTTGAAATTTTGGTTCGCTGAAGATAATTTATTTGCAGATCCTGAGGCCAATTCATATGGTGGAGCAGGAAATGTTCAAGGATATGAAGTTGCAACAACACCTCCTGCGAGAAGTTATGGGTTTAATGTGAAAATTGATTTTTAAATTTAAAAGTAATAAGATGAAAATATGTTTTAGAAAAACAATGCTATTGTCAATATTTATTTTGTCAATATTTGGAGTAGGATGTCAGAAAGTTTTAGATATTAATACAGATCCAAACAATCCAAGTTCAGCTACTCCTGAGTTACTTCTACCTACAGCACAAGTTGCATTAGGAGTTGCTTTTGGTGATGAATATCATTTTGTGACATCTATGTGGGCTCAATATTGGACTTCAGGTACAACTATTTCTACAACTCCATTAGAGAATTTTACTATGACTGGTGGAGAAGTTAATAGATCATGGAGAAATACATACTCTAGAAGTTTGCTAGATTTATCTCAAATAATTAAGTCGGGAAATCCTTACTATAGTGGTATATCAAAAGTATTAATGGCATTTACCTATCAAAGATTAGTTGATATTCACGGAGATATACCTTTTTCAGAAGCACTTAAAGGGGCAATTGAAGATGGTGGTATTTTAACTCCAAAATTTGATTCTGATAAAGATGTTTATGATGCACTTATTCCCATATTAGATGACGCTATAACTGATTTATCATCTAATGATAATAGCTATGCTAAACCTAGTAGTGAAGATTTGGTATATGGAGGTGATTTAGATAATTGGATTATATTTGCTAATACACTTAAATTGAAAATACTTTTAAGACAGTCACTAGTAGATAATACTAAATTGGCTGAAGCATTGACATTGCTACAGTCAGGAGTTTCGTTTATAGACCAAAACAATTCAGCTTCAATATATTTTAATGGTTCAACATTAGGTAATTCAAATCCAACATGGCTGAGTTATGAGTCTAGATCTGCAACAAAAATGTATATGAGAGCGAGCAAAACAAGTATAAATGTTCTTGATTCTTTATCAGATCCTCGGATAGCAACAATATATGATGCTGGTACTAGTGGATATATTGGAATTCCGCAAGGTGAAGCGAATATTCCTGCTCCAGTAGGTGTATTAGGACAAGCAAATAATTCATTTGCACAACCTAGCAGTGATTATATTTATTCCAATGACCTGCCAGTTTGGCTAATTAGTCCATGGGAAAGTAAGTTTATTCAAGCTGAAATCTTATTAAGAAGTGCAGTGAGTGGGGATGATGTTTTATTTGAAGAGGCAGTTACAGCTTCATTTGATTATTTTGGTCTTTCATCATCAGCAAGTGCATATATCAGTAGTTTAGATTATACTACTAACAAAATTAAGACACTTGCAATTCAAAAATGGATTTCTATGAATGGTTTGCAGCCTACTGAAGGTTGGATTGAGACTAGAAGGTTTGATATCGAATCTACTAATAATATAATTTTTAGAGGTGTTGGAGGAATATTTTATGATCCATCTTCAACTTCACTTCCATCTAATGTTTTTCCTTCAAAAATGTTGTATGGTTCAAGCGAGTCATCATATAATCCAAATACTCCAACTACTACTGTTACAGCTAAAGTTTTTTGGGATAATTAATTTTTAAAAGTAAATAATATGAGAAATAAGTTAAAATTTTTATCGTTCTTTATAATCGCTTCTATTTTTTTTACAGTTGGCTGTAAGAAAGATTATATAGATTCTAAAGAAACATTTCTTCCAGAGTTAACAATAAATGGAGATGCTTTCATTATTCAAACAGTAGGAGAAATATATGTAGATGCAGGAGCGGTAGCAACTGCGGCAGGTCAAGAAATTGACTATACCACTACTGGAACTGTAGATTATAATGTTCCAGATATTTATACACTTGATTATGAGGCGTTTAATGAGGATGGGTTTTCTGTTACAACAAGTAGACAAGTTCTAGTTGTTGATACATTGGCAGCTGATGAAGATTACTCTGGAAGTTACCAAAGAGGATCTAATACTCCAGTAACTATTTGGACTAAAGACGGTGATAATCCATATTTATATCATTGTAATAATCCTGGAGGAGTACCTAATAATGCACCTTTTAATGTTAATTTTGATGTATATTGTGTAGAACCAGGGATCGTAATAGTGCCTCTGCAACAGTCAGGAGTATTAGCTCCTTTTTATTGTACAGATGCTGATGACCCATCTAGTACAAGAATATTGTTTAATTCTTCCGCTACAGTAGGTCAAGTTGCATATGAGTGGTATGTTAATGGAGCTAATTTTTCTTATTTAGTTAGAACATTTAAAAAATTATAAAAAAAGTTTGTTATGAAAAAAATATTTTTAAAATTTTCAATATTACTATTTGCCTCTCTCGTTTCATTTGTTTCTTGTAAGAAAGACTATGAACCTGTAGTTTCAAATACTGTAGAAATGTCTGGTTCTTGGTGGGTTAAGTTACTATACTTAGATAATGGTGAGTATAGAGATTTATATGCGGATTTCGGTTATGGTGATATTTGGGGTGAGTTAATTACTTCAAATACTGCGAGTAATGATAAAGATTCGTTATGGATAATTGACCATGATTTATGGGATTTTCAGTCTAAGGTAAATTGTGATATTTCTAATTTGACATTTTCAAACTCTAATGCTATAAGCATAGTTGAGGATTATGAAATTGCTACACCTATTAGTAATGGTAAAGTATTAAAATCTGTAGCAGTTGCACCTAGTGGACATATTACAGATAGTATCGTTATGGATATTGAGTTTGAAGATTTTCCAGGATATGAGTGTAGAATTACCGGTTACAAAAGAACTGGTTGGCCAGAAGACGATCATTGATATAACCTTATCAATTAACTTAATACAAAAACCCACTACGAGATGTAGTGGGTTTTTTATTTTACTTAACATTCATTTAATTTCTACTTTTTAAACAATTTTTAATTACTGCGTATCTTTGCACCGATTAATTAAAGCATGTTAAATTATCTAAAATACCTAACGCTTTTATTGCTTTTTATAAGTACTCAATTTGTAGCTTTAGCTAATACAAATGAAACAACGCATAA
Above is a genomic segment from Chitinophagales bacterium containing:
- a CDS encoding DUF5011 domain-containing protein; translation: MRNKLKFLSFFIIASIFFTVGCKKDYIDSKETFLPELTINGDAFIIQTVGEIYVDAGAVATAAGQEIDYTTTGTVDYNVPDIYTLDYEAFNEDGFSVTTSRQVLVVDTLAADEDYSGSYQRGSNTPVTIWTKDGDNPYLYHCNNPGGVPNNAPFNVNFDVYCVEPGIVIVPLQQSGVLAPFYCTDADDPSSTRILFNSSATVGQVAYEWYVNGANFSYLVRTFKKL
- a CDS encoding SusC/RagA family TonB-linked outer membrane protein; translated protein: MKKKLVFWLLGLILSVQVFAQTRTISGTVTDAATGEALIGVNVTGKGTDVGTVTDIDGNYTLELAKDITALVFSYVGFTTIEKPITSLVINAAMGEDAQLMDEVVITGMQIKREKRSTSFATQTISGDDLNKTSSNALSALQGKVAGVKINSTSGQIGSSTRIVIRGEKSLTGDNNALIVVDGVPINNSNQVSDNFVNDVKDYGNRGMDLNPEDIESTQILSGPAAVALYGTRGANGVILITTKSGKMKDDNFKVSIKSGMTFDKVYNVLERQNQYGEGYYPSGIVNGENFSWGPAFDGIIRPWTSPIQTENGVSQLIRPYSAIDNHLESFFNTGITLDNNVSIQGNNDKFTYYLSYGNLNNTGILPYSYYKRHNVTFNASADLSDKFSTSFGVKYVNIKQDSKVSGREFANPYMAAIQTPVNIPFHELRDYNSPYQDLAGYYGSYTPNPYFILANTFNENYVHNIIGNFELNYKPIEDLTLTARFGDNIIIQNIEEKQPKYDYTLDNFNPDNLGGERSSSIGSYNAYAYTKNDLSADLMATYNKNFAKDFNISLIGGLSYFEQSSKAVAGFTQGGLVVPNFYSLSNSSQTPLATNSLSKKRLLGLFANMNFGFKNMLFLEYSARNDWSSTLPLGNNNYFYQAGGVSFVPTELFKNKWVNYIKIRGNAGTSGKDAPTYRLASVYVSNPAFDDYSVTEYQTLFPVIAQDGSTISGYTAGNRIGNPDLKPELTFKWEVGADVSFFDDRVRTSYTYYQEKSKNLIVDVSLPGSSGYTVLTKNVGKVSNKGHELTVFATPIRNIKNVTWDLRLAFSKNNNLVEKVSDETSELTIGGSTVANTNAIEGKPFGVWKVKDYLYDSIGRIIVGSDGIPLTSASTVETDFTTQPKYLMGFGSTLSWKGLSIDVQFDMSKGGYFWSGTRELAEFNGTSVTTLQNNREPYLVPNSVVDNGDGTYSENTVAVVDPYQLFGSKSADINYIIDASYIKLREASISYSLPSKLFKNVPLSGVTFSVVGRNLKFWFAEDNLFADPEANSYGGAGNVQGYEVATTPPARSYGFNVKIDF
- a CDS encoding SusD/RagB family nutrient-binding outer membrane lipoprotein: MSIFGVGCQKVLDINTDPNNPSSATPELLLPTAQVALGVAFGDEYHFVTSMWAQYWTSGTTISTTPLENFTMTGGEVNRSWRNTYSRSLLDLSQIIKSGNPYYSGISKVLMAFTYQRLVDIHGDIPFSEALKGAIEDGGILTPKFDSDKDVYDALIPILDDAITDLSSNDNSYAKPSSEDLVYGGDLDNWIIFANTLKLKILLRQSLVDNTKLAEALTLLQSGVSFIDQNNSASIYFNGSTLGNSNPTWLSYESRSATKMYMRASKTSINVLDSLSDPRIATIYDAGTSGYIGIPQGEANIPAPVGVLGQANNSFAQPSSDYIYSNDLPVWLISPWESKFIQAEILLRSAVSGDDVLFEEAVTASFDYFGLSSSASAYISSLDYTTNKIKTLAIQKWISMNGLQPTEGWIETRRFDIESTNNIIFRGVGGIFYDPSSTSLPSNVFPSKMLYGSSESSYNPNTPTTTVTAKVFWDN
- a CDS encoding insulinase family protein — protein: MTILPTIHPIKDIVFPTPNTFKLSNGVPVFVFGGLQNEIIKIHLQFDSGRWQEKTPLIADAVAALFKSGTANQTSYEINNSIDALGVSMSAHAGYNTFNINISCLCIYVEQALNLLVTCLNDIIFPEDEIDLFQKNALARLSVKLEKTDFVAQQSFNEDLYGNKHPYGYSTTATIIEAVNQAELLSYYQEQLHPKQLKIFIGGNVSDNTLQLLEQYLGNWQKNIPVTPQNTYTINSSTQLKHHIHKDSSVQSSVIIGKHLFNKQNDDYSKFVLLNTIFGGYFGSRLMNNIREDKGLTYGIYSMLQPYKFDGVWAIHTDTNKENIKLCIDEIYKELNRLTQEKISNEEIDMARNYLLGRYLKQTDGAFNSMGTYTSYTVEGVDIDKFSYFVNSIEATNAEELLSIAQKYLTLNNLYEVVVG
- a CDS encoding CofH family radical SAM protein, with product MNLSTIYQKALNFENLTIEEGVFLYHHAATAELMEIGHQLRLIQKPDNIVTWQIDRNLNTTNVCVANCKFCNFYRKPGDVHAYITDIETYKRKIDETIKYGGDQLLLQGGHHPDLGLDFYVDLFKQLKILYPNIRLHALGPPEIAHICKLSNKSHHEVLSVLKAAGLDSLPGAGAEILNDRVRRLLAKGKCTGQEWLQIMEVAHQLHITTSATMMFGHIETIEERMQHLVWIRETQAKKPSSAKGFNAFIAWPFQDEGTLLKRMRNISNTVTGDEYIRMVAISRMMLPNIKNIQASWLTVGEQVAQMALYAGANDFGSIMIEENVVSVAGAPHRYTFKTIQNAIKKAGFQAQLRNQEYDFRELPTNIQEQVIDY
- a CDS encoding insulinase family protein — its product is MIQYTKQVLSNGLKVIHHHDTTTPFTMVNILYNVGAKHEDAHLTGFTHLFEHLMFGGTKSFPNFDHPIQQAGGSNNAFTNNDYTNYYDFLPKQNVEIGLCLEADRMHQLDINERSLSVQQKVVIEEFKENYLNQPYGNAWHLLRPMVYEKHSYSWPTIGKNIEQIENAKLSDVQQFYKDFYQPNNAILVVGGNIEATNAFDLAEKWFGNISLNNIRKVTIQHEAEQTEARTLTVHDAVPLNAIYLAFRMPKRKNKLYYVADIITDILSTGSASRLVQQLVKIEKAFVSIDAYISGSIDEGMFVIQGKVANDYDINKAYDLIWKEIEKLQAHIIESDELNKIKNKLLTHISFSDYSLMNRVISLAFSELIDDIDLVNKETEIYYNITPEDIQNYATQFLTKAKSNTLYYLKK